Proteins found in one Streptococcus anginosus subsp. whileyi MAS624 genomic segment:
- a CDS encoding DUF896 family protein → MEPKKIERINELAKKKKAVGLTPEEKVEQAKLREEYIEGYRRSVRHHIEGIKIVDEEGNDITPEKLRQVQREKGLHGRSLDDPNS, encoded by the coding sequence ATGGAACCAAAGAAAATCGAACGCATCAACGAACTTGCCAAAAAGAAAAAAGCAGTTGGTCTAACGCCAGAAGAAAAAGTAGAGCAAGCTAAATTGCGTGAAGAATACATTGAAGGCTATCGTCGTAGTGTTCGCCACCACATTGAAGGGATTAAAATTGTGGATGAAGAGGGCAATGACATCACGCCAGAAAAACTTCGCCAAGTCCAACGTGAAAAAGGCTTGCACGGTCGAAGCTTGGATGACCCAAATTCGTAA
- the rsmH gene encoding 16S rRNA (cytosine(1402)-N(4))-methyltransferase RsmH translates to MTNEFHHVTVLLHETIDQLDIKPNGVYVDATLGGAGHSEYLLSKLGKNGHLYAFDQDQTAIEHAQKRLASYVEQGMVTFINDNFRHLKARLNELGVEEIDGICYDLGVSSPQLDERKRGFSYKQDAPLDMRMNQDAKLTAYAVVNQYSYHDLVRIFFKYGEDKFSKQIARKIEQMREKKPIETTTELAEIIKSAKPAKELKKKGHPAKQIFQAIRIEVNDELGAADESIQQAMDLLTVDGRISVITFHSLEDRLTKQLFKVASTVEVPKGLPFIPEELQPKMKLVTRKPILPSQEELDQNNRAHSAKLRVAQKVHK, encoded by the coding sequence ATGACAAATGAATTTCATCATGTAACAGTTCTTCTGCACGAAACCATTGATCAACTTGATATAAAACCAAATGGAGTCTATGTTGATGCAACATTAGGTGGAGCAGGACATAGTGAATATTTATTGAGTAAATTAGGGAAAAACGGTCATCTATATGCTTTTGATCAAGATCAGACTGCTATTGAGCATGCTCAAAAACGCTTAGCGTCGTATGTTGAACAAGGAATGGTGACTTTTATCAATGACAATTTTCGTCATTTAAAAGCTCGCTTGAATGAACTAGGTGTTGAAGAAATTGATGGCATTTGTTATGATTTAGGGGTTTCTAGTCCGCAATTGGATGAGCGCAAGCGTGGGTTTTCCTATAAACAGGATGCTCCGCTTGACATGCGGATGAATCAGGATGCAAAGTTGACGGCTTATGCAGTAGTCAATCAATACAGCTATCACGATTTGGTGCGGATTTTCTTCAAGTATGGAGAAGATAAATTTTCAAAGCAAATTGCTCGGAAAATTGAGCAAATGCGTGAAAAGAAACCGATTGAGACCACTACGGAGTTAGCAGAGATTATCAAATCTGCTAAGCCTGCCAAGGAATTGAAAAAAAAAGGGCACCCTGCTAAACAGATTTTTCAAGCCATTCGCATCGAAGTTAATGATGAGTTGGGAGCGGCAGATGAATCCATTCAACAAGCGATGGACTTGTTGACGGTTGATGGGCGTATTTCGGTGATTACGTTTCATTCGTTGGAGGATCGCTTGACCAAGCAGCTTTTTAAAGTAGCCTCAACAGTAGAAGTACCGAAAGGGTTGCCGTTTATTCCAGAGGAATTACAGCCTAAAATGAAGTTGGTCACTCGGAAGCCCATTTTACCAAGTCAAGAAGAATTAGATCAAAATAATCGAGCCCATTCAGCTAAGCTGCGTGTGGCGCAAAAAGTACATAAGTGA
- the rbfA gene encoding 30S ribosome-binding factor RbfA, which yields MANQFRVDRVGMEIKREVNEILQKKVRDPRVQGITITDVQMLGDLSMAKVYYTLMSNLASEQEKAQTGLEKAKGTIKRELGHNLKMYKIPDLTFIKDESIEYGNKIDQMLRDLDQK from the coding sequence ATGGCAAATCAATTTCGTGTAGATCGTGTGGGCATGGAAATCAAACGCGAAGTCAATGAAATTTTGCAAAAAAAAGTTCGTGATCCACGTGTTCAAGGAATTACCATTACAGATGTGCAAATGTTGGGCGACTTGTCAATGGCAAAAGTGTACTACACGCTGATGAGCAACCTTGCTTCTGAACAAGAAAAAGCTCAGACCGGTTTAGAAAAGGCGAAGGGAACCATCAAACGTGAATTGGGTCACAACTTGAAGATGTACAAAATCCCTGATTTGACTTTCATCAAGGATGAATCGATTGAATATGGGAACAAAATTGATCAAATGCTCCGTGATTTAGATCAAAAATAA
- a CDS encoding Na/Pi cotransporter family protein yields MSINWQQIIFSFLGGLGLFLYSIRMMGDGLQQAAGDRLRYFIDKYTSNPFFGVLVGIGLTALIQSSSGVTVITVGLVSAGLLTLKQAIGIVMGANIGTTVTSFIIGFKLGDYALPILFLGAVCLFFTKKRSINNIGRVLFGVGGIFFALNLMSGAMEPLKDLDAFREYMIKLSGNPVLGVFVGTGITLLIQASSATIGILQNLYASGLIELKGALPVLFGDNIGTTITAIIASLGANIAAKRVAGAHVTFNVVGTVLCLIVLGPFTSLIQWFQAALHLSPEMTIAFAHGTFNVTNTIIQFPFIGLLATLVTKLIPGEDEVVKYEPLYLDPILIKQAPSLALGNAKKELLHLGRYAMRSFELAYDYIVNNTEKSADKGHKTEEAINKIDEDLTRYLIDLSSEPLSQKESEVLTNILDSSRDLERIGDHGEALINLTDYIRRKKVEFSPAALQELDLIYNMTLSFIKESLKSVEDNDIELANSLVAKHEAIDKMERRLRKTHIHRLNRGECSTQAGVNFIDIISHYTRVADHAMNLAEKVQAEQI; encoded by the coding sequence ATGTCCATCAATTGGCAGCAAATTATATTTAGCTTTTTAGGCGGTTTAGGACTTTTCCTATATAGTATTCGGATGATGGGAGATGGTTTGCAGCAGGCTGCGGGTGATCGGCTTCGTTATTTCATTGACAAATATACCAGCAATCCATTTTTTGGTGTTCTAGTTGGAATTGGTCTAACAGCCTTGATTCAGTCAAGTTCAGGTGTGACAGTTATTACAGTTGGATTGGTAAGCGCTGGACTATTGACTTTGAAGCAAGCGATTGGGATTGTTATGGGAGCCAATATCGGAACGACAGTGACCTCCTTTATTATTGGTTTTAAGCTAGGTGATTATGCCTTACCCATTCTCTTTTTAGGAGCAGTCTGTCTCTTCTTTACCAAAAAGCGCTCTATCAATAATATTGGTCGTGTCTTATTTGGGGTCGGTGGGATTTTCTTTGCTTTAAATCTGATGAGTGGCGCTATGGAGCCATTGAAAGATTTAGACGCTTTCCGTGAATATATGATAAAGTTAAGTGGAAATCCAGTCCTTGGTGTGTTTGTAGGAACAGGGATTACATTGCTCATTCAAGCTTCGTCTGCTACCATTGGGATTTTGCAGAATCTATATGCGAGCGGCTTGATTGAGTTAAAGGGAGCTTTGCCAGTCCTTTTTGGGGATAATATCGGGACAACGATTACAGCGATTATTGCATCATTAGGAGCCAATATTGCTGCTAAACGTGTGGCAGGTGCCCATGTCACTTTCAATGTGGTCGGTACCGTTTTATGCTTGATCGTTTTAGGTCCATTTACGAGCTTAATTCAGTGGTTTCAAGCAGCACTCCATTTAAGCCCAGAAATGACCATCGCCTTTGCTCACGGAACTTTTAATGTTACCAATACGATTATTCAATTTCCATTTATTGGCTTGTTAGCTACCTTGGTAACAAAACTGATTCCAGGTGAAGATGAAGTTGTGAAATATGAACCGCTTTATTTAGATCCGATTTTAATCAAACAAGCTCCGTCTTTGGCGCTTGGAAATGCCAAAAAAGAATTGCTTCATTTAGGACGTTATGCGATGCGTTCATTTGAGCTAGCTTATGATTATATTGTAAATAACACTGAAAAATCAGCAGATAAAGGGCATAAAACAGAAGAAGCTATCAATAAGATTGATGAAGATTTGACGCGCTATCTGATCGATTTATCCAGTGAGCCTCTGAGTCAAAAAGAAAGTGAAGTCTTGACCAATATTTTGGACTCTTCACGCGATTTGGAAAGAATTGGAGACCATGGCGAGGCATTGATTAACTTGACAGACTATATTCGCCGTAAAAAAGTAGAATTTTCTCCAGCAGCTTTGCAAGAGTTGGATTTGATTTACAATATGACACTCAGCTTCATAAAAGAATCATTGAAGTCTGTAGAAGATAATGATATTGAATTGGCCAATAGTTTGGTGGCTAAGCATGAAGCGATTGATAAAATGGAACGCAGATTGCGCAAAACACATATTCATCGCTTGAACAGAGGTGAATGCTCTACGCAGGCTGGGGTGAACTTCATTGATATCATCTCTCACTATACAAGGGTCGCAGACCATGCCATGAATTTGGCAGAAAAAGTGCAAGCAGAGCAAATTTAA
- the nagA gene encoding N-acetylglucosamine-6-phosphate deacetylase produces the protein MPKYIQADQFFYPHGIRQGGYLELVNGKFGKWFKEIPADAEVIDHTGYSIAPGLVDTHIHGFGGVDVMDNNIEGTLHTMSEGLLSTGVTSFLPTTLTSTFELLLAVTENIGAHYQEATGAKIRGLYFEGPYFTEKYKGAQNPTYMKDPRMDEFLAWQKASNGLLNKIALAPEREGVEDFVRTITDEGVTVALGHSNATFEEAKAAVDAGASVWVHAYNGMRGLTHRELGMVGAMYELPHTYAELICDGHHVDPKACDILMKQKGHENVALITDCMTAGGLEDGDYMLGEFPVVVANGTARLKSTGNLAGSILKLKDGLKNVVKWGIANPHEAVMMATLNPAKSVHIEDVCGQIKEGHDADFIVLDKDLELVATYLDGEKRYEV, from the coding sequence ATGCCTAAATACATTCAAGCAGATCAATTTTTCTATCCTCATGGTATTCGTCAAGGTGGCTATCTGGAATTAGTCAATGGCAAATTTGGAAAATGGTTCAAAGAAATTCCAGCAGATGCGGAAGTGATAGATCACACAGGTTATTCTATTGCACCAGGCTTGGTAGATACTCATATTCATGGCTTTGGTGGTGTTGATGTGATGGACAATAATATCGAAGGGACGCTTCACACCATGAGTGAAGGACTGCTGTCAACAGGTGTCACCAGTTTTTTGCCAACAACCTTGACCTCAACTTTTGAATTGTTGCTAGCTGTGACCGAAAATATTGGTGCTCATTATCAAGAAGCGACAGGTGCTAAGATTCGTGGGCTTTATTTTGAAGGACCGTATTTCACAGAAAAATACAAGGGCGCTCAAAATCCAACTTATATGAAAGACCCTCGAATGGATGAATTTCTCGCTTGGCAAAAAGCTTCAAATGGTTTGCTCAATAAAATCGCTCTAGCGCCAGAACGAGAAGGTGTTGAAGACTTTGTCCGCACCATTACGGATGAGGGCGTAACGGTTGCGTTGGGACACTCAAATGCAACTTTTGAAGAAGCAAAAGCAGCTGTGGATGCGGGTGCTAGTGTCTGGGTTCATGCTTATAATGGAATGCGTGGATTGACCCACCGAGAACTCGGCATGGTCGGAGCTATGTACGAGCTGCCTCATACTTATGCGGAATTGATTTGTGACGGTCACCATGTTGATCCAAAAGCCTGTGATATTTTGATGAAGCAAAAAGGACATGAAAATGTAGCACTTATCACAGATTGTATGACTGCAGGTGGCTTGGAAGACGGAGACTATATGCTGGGAGAATTTCCAGTAGTGGTCGCCAACGGAACTGCTCGTCTCAAATCAACAGGCAACCTCGCGGGCTCTATCTTGAAATTGAAAGACGGACTGAAGAACGTTGTCAAATGGGGCATTGCCAACCCACATGAAGCAGTTATGATGGCAACGCTCAATCCAGCAAAATCCGTTCATATTGAGGATGTTTGCGGTCAAATCAAAGAAGGTCACGATGCGGACTTTATCGTTTTGGACAAGGATTTAGAACTCGTTGCAACTTATCTTGATGGTGAAAAACGATACGAAGTGTAA
- a CDS encoding potassium channel family protein, translating into MDKRTIGILGLGVFGRSIINTLRKYNCDIIAVDDHEDVINHFEPILARGVVGDITDHDLLQAAGIDTCDTVVVATGDNLESSVLAVMHCKSLGVEKVIAKVKSKTTREVLLKVGADRCISPERETGISLAKNILHQATTDVIELDKNVSIIEFYPPQSWIGKNLAQLKLRQNYNLNIIGFREMPDGVLNIDTSPDYTFKKDELLMAVIDSQTFDHFEDITK; encoded by the coding sequence ATGGATAAACGAACAATTGGCATACTAGGACTAGGAGTTTTTGGTCGCAGTATCATTAACACGCTCCGTAAATACAACTGCGATATTATCGCTGTTGACGATCATGAAGATGTCATCAACCATTTTGAACCCATTTTAGCACGAGGCGTGGTCGGCGATATTACAGACCACGATTTGCTGCAAGCTGCAGGAATTGATACCTGTGATACGGTAGTGGTCGCTACTGGTGACAATCTAGAATCGAGTGTCCTTGCCGTCATGCACTGCAAATCATTAGGCGTTGAAAAAGTAATTGCCAAGGTGAAAAGTAAAACAACCCGTGAAGTGCTGCTAAAGGTCGGAGCAGACCGCTGCATCTCCCCTGAGCGTGAAACAGGGATTTCACTTGCAAAAAATATCCTGCATCAAGCTACGACTGACGTCATTGAACTAGATAAAAATGTATCTATTATCGAATTTTATCCACCTCAATCTTGGATCGGTAAGAACTTAGCCCAATTAAAACTTCGTCAAAACTACAACCTCAATATCATTGGTTTTCGAGAAATGCCCGACGGTGTTCTCAACATTGATACATCACCTGACTATACCTTTAAAAAGGACGAATTGTTGATGGCAGTTATTGACAGTCAAACATTTGACCATTTTGAAGATATTACAAAATAG
- the glyQ gene encoding glycine--tRNA ligase subunit alpha produces MSKKLTFQEIILTLQQFWNDQGCMLMQAYDNEKGAGTMSPYTFLRAIGPEPWNAAYVEPSRRPADGRYGENPNRLYQHHQFQVVMKPSPSNIQELYLQSLELLEIDPLEHDIRFVEDNWENPSTGSAGLGWEVWLDGMEITQFTYFQQVGGLPTNPVTSEVTYGLERLASYIQEVDSVYDIEWADGVKYGEIFRQPEFEHSKYSFEVSDQALLLANFDHFEAEAKRCLEYNLVHPAYDYVLKCSHTFNLLDARGAVSVTERAGYIARIRNLARIVAKTFVAERRRLGYPLLDEATREKLLAEEE; encoded by the coding sequence ATGTCAAAGAAGTTGACTTTCCAAGAAATTATTTTAACGTTGCAACAGTTCTGGAATGATCAGGGCTGTATGCTCATGCAGGCTTACGATAATGAAAAAGGTGCTGGTACCATGAGTCCGTATACTTTCTTGCGCGCTATTGGTCCTGAGCCGTGGAATGCGGCTTATGTAGAGCCTTCACGTCGCCCAGCAGACGGTCGTTATGGGGAAAATCCTAATCGCCTTTACCAGCACCACCAGTTTCAAGTGGTGATGAAACCAAGTCCAAGTAATATTCAAGAGCTGTATTTGCAGTCTTTGGAGTTATTGGAAATTGATCCGTTGGAACATGATATTCGTTTTGTAGAGGACAATTGGGAAAATCCTTCAACAGGTTCTGCAGGTCTAGGATGGGAAGTATGGCTTGACGGTATGGAAATCACGCAGTTTACTTATTTCCAACAGGTCGGTGGTTTGCCTACCAACCCAGTGACATCTGAAGTTACCTATGGTTTGGAGCGCTTGGCATCTTATATTCAAGAGGTGGATTCTGTTTATGATATTGAATGGGCTGATGGCGTAAAATACGGAGAAATCTTCCGCCAACCAGAATTTGAACATTCAAAATACAGTTTTGAAGTGAGTGATCAAGCTTTGCTGTTGGCTAATTTTGATCATTTTGAAGCAGAAGCGAAGCGCTGTTTAGAATACAATCTTGTCCATCCTGCTTATGATTATGTGCTGAAATGCTCTCATACCTTTAACTTGCTGGATGCTCGCGGAGCTGTTTCGGTGACGGAGCGGGCAGGTTACATTGCTCGGATTCGCAATTTGGCACGTATTGTTGCTAAAACTTTTGTGGCAGAGCGCAGACGACTAGGCTATCCATTATTAGATGAAGCAACACGTGAGAAATTATTGGCTGAGGAGGAATAA
- a CDS encoding helix-turn-helix transcriptional regulator produces MNHVKDFRKNLGLSQLDLAKQIGVSRQTINMIENNKYNPTLELCISLALALKTDLNTLFGNK; encoded by the coding sequence ATGAATCACGTGAAAGATTTCCGAAAAAATCTAGGACTCTCGCAACTAGACCTTGCCAAACAAATCGGCGTTTCGCGGCAAACAATTAACATGATTGAAAACAACAAATATAACCCAACACTAGAACTTTGCATTAGTTTAGCGCTAGCTTTGAAGACAGACCTAAACACACTTTTTGGGAACAAGTAA
- the glyS gene encoding glycine--tRNA ligase subunit beta — protein MTKNLLVELGLEEMPAYVVTPSMKQLRDKMAAFLTDNRLTFDKIEMFSTPRRLAVRVSNLSEKQTDLTEDFKGPSKKIALDAEGNFTKAAQGFVRGKGLTVEDITFRDIKSEEYVYVTKQEIGKPVEELIDGVVDVLTSLSFPVNMHWGSNTFEYIRPVHTLTVLLDDESFLMNLFDIESGRTSRGHRFLGHEVKIQSADSYEEDLRKVFVIANPMERENMILDQIKEIEKMHNVHVEIDEDLLDEVLNLIEYPTAFIGRFDERYLDVPEEVLVTSMKVNQRYFVVRNENGKLLPYFVSVRNGNAEHLENVVKGNQKVLVARLEDAEFFWREDQRLIISDLVDKLKNVTFHEKIGSLAEHMERTAKIAALLAEKAHLSKQEMKDVARAAAIYKFDLLTGMVGEFDELQGIMGEKYALLAGENKAVARAIREHYLPTASDGELPDMKIGAILAIADKMDTILSFFSVGLIPSGSNDPYALRRATQGVVRILDKFGWHIALDELVEEIYALQFDSLTYSNKEQVLDFFRARIEKMMDSDVPKDIVSSVLNSSTFVVRDLVEAASRLAEKAQEDSFKSSIESLARVFNLAEKAETASVVDESLFENAEEKTLHAAVENLTLSDDLTDNIEQLFALSPVIDAFFDNTMVMAEDEAIRANRLALLAALVTKAKKVAQFNQINTK, from the coding sequence ATGACAAAGAATTTATTGGTTGAGTTAGGGCTAGAAGAAATGCCAGCTTATGTTGTGACACCAAGCATGAAGCAATTACGTGATAAAATGGCAGCCTTTTTAACAGACAATCGTTTAACTTTTGATAAGATTGAAATGTTTTCAACTCCTCGTCGCTTGGCTGTGCGCGTGTCCAATTTAAGTGAGAAGCAAACGGACTTAACAGAAGATTTTAAAGGTCCAAGCAAGAAGATTGCTTTGGATGCAGAGGGAAATTTCACCAAAGCCGCGCAAGGTTTTGTTCGTGGAAAAGGCTTGACGGTTGAAGATATCACATTTCGTGACATCAAAAGCGAAGAATATGTCTATGTGACCAAGCAAGAAATCGGAAAACCTGTTGAAGAATTGATTGACGGAGTTGTTGATGTGCTGACTTCACTAAGCTTTCCGGTCAATATGCACTGGGGGAGCAATACATTTGAATATATCCGTCCCGTTCATACCCTAACTGTGTTGTTGGACGATGAGTCCTTTTTGATGAATTTGTTCGATATTGAAAGTGGACGGACAAGTCGGGGGCATCGTTTTCTCGGTCATGAAGTGAAGATTCAGTCGGCAGATTCTTATGAAGAGGACTTGCGCAAAGTTTTTGTCATTGCCAACCCAATGGAACGCGAAAATATGATTTTGGATCAAATCAAAGAAATCGAGAAAATGCACAACGTTCATGTGGAGATTGACGAAGATTTGCTGGACGAAGTGCTGAATTTGATTGAATACCCAACCGCTTTTATCGGACGTTTTGACGAGCGTTACCTAGATGTACCTGAGGAAGTTCTTGTGACTTCCATGAAAGTCAATCAACGCTACTTTGTTGTTCGCAATGAAAATGGCAAGCTTCTTCCATATTTCGTATCGGTACGCAACGGAAATGCAGAACACCTCGAAAATGTCGTTAAAGGAAATCAGAAAGTTTTAGTGGCTCGGTTAGAAGATGCAGAATTTTTCTGGCGCGAAGACCAACGATTGATTATTTCTGACTTGGTTGACAAGTTGAAAAATGTGACTTTCCATGAAAAAATCGGCTCTCTAGCAGAGCACATGGAGCGAACAGCAAAAATTGCAGCCCTTTTAGCAGAAAAAGCCCATTTATCTAAGCAAGAAATGAAAGATGTAGCGCGAGCTGCAGCCATTTACAAGTTTGATTTGTTGACTGGTATGGTTGGTGAATTTGATGAGCTGCAAGGTATCATGGGTGAAAAATATGCCCTGCTTGCAGGAGAAAATAAAGCAGTAGCTAGAGCCATTCGAGAGCATTATTTGCCAACTGCAAGTGACGGTGAATTGCCAGACATGAAAATTGGTGCCATTTTAGCCATTGCAGACAAGATGGATACGATTCTTTCTTTCTTCTCGGTCGGACTCATTCCAAGCGGTTCAAATGACCCTTATGCTCTTCGTAGAGCAACGCAAGGTGTCGTGCGTATTCTTGATAAATTTGGTTGGCACATTGCTTTAGATGAATTGGTAGAAGAGATTTATGCGCTGCAATTTGACAGTCTCACATATAGCAATAAAGAACAAGTGCTTGATTTCTTCCGTGCACGTATTGAAAAAATGATGGACAGCGATGTTCCAAAAGATATCGTGTCTTCTGTTTTAAATAGTTCAACGTTTGTTGTGCGGGACTTGGTTGAAGCAGCAAGTCGTTTGGCAGAAAAAGCACAAGAAGATTCTTTCAAATCGTCGATCGAAAGTTTAGCACGTGTCTTTAACTTGGCAGAAAAAGCAGAAACGGCTAGTGTTGTGGACGAGAGCCTCTTTGAAAATGCCGAAGAAAAAACCCTTCATGCAGCAGTAGAAAACTTAACGTTATCTGATGACTTAACAGATAATATTGAGCAACTCTTCGCTTTAAGTCCAGTGATTGACGCTTTCTTTGACAATACTATGGTTATGGCTGAAGATGAAGCAATCCGAGCAAATCGTTTGGCACTCCTAGCTGCCTTAGTGACGAAAGCCAAAAAAGTGGCACAATTTAACCAAATTAATACAAAATAA
- a CDS encoding TrkH family potassium uptake protein codes for MSRFLSRLSPARRILLSFALVIVVGSLLLNLPFMQTATSKANYFDHLFTSVSMVCVTGLFTQSVAGTYNVWGQIICMLLIQIGGLGLISFIGLIYVRSNQKLSFSNRTTLQESLSRDETNSIRDFLRSIFLITFSIEALGAFILSFRFVPLLGWGKGLLTSIFLAISAFCNAGFDNLGSTSLLAYKTDALVNLTIAALIIMGGLGFSVWFDLKTNIQTKGHKRKLRFHTKLVLALTAFILISGTCLTFLTEYQNTATIGRLPFEKKLLVSFFQTVTMRTAGFATIDYTQARPVTLLLYIIQMFLGGAPGGTAGGLKITTFLVVLAFARTEILGLPHTNFGHHTFSPSTIQKAFSVLIVFTTTFIIGLTFLTMVADNGYRFIYLMFEAMSALGTVGVTANLTPTLNHAALTVIMFLMFIGRIGPLTLIVSLSNRKSKKKDTIKFSNANIIIG; via the coding sequence ATGTCACGTTTTTTATCAAGATTATCTCCTGCTAGGCGCATTTTATTGAGCTTTGCCCTTGTAATTGTGGTGGGCTCTCTTCTTTTAAATCTGCCTTTTATGCAGACAGCGACTTCTAAAGCTAATTATTTTGACCACCTCTTTACATCAGTTTCAATGGTTTGTGTGACGGGGCTTTTTACGCAGTCTGTTGCAGGTACTTACAATGTTTGGGGACAGATTATCTGTATGCTCCTCATTCAGATTGGCGGATTGGGGCTGATTAGCTTTATTGGGCTGATTTATGTCCGCTCCAATCAGAAACTCAGTTTTTCCAATCGTACTACTTTACAAGAAAGTCTTAGTCGAGATGAGACAAATTCTATTCGCGACTTTCTTCGCTCCATTTTTCTCATTACTTTCAGCATTGAAGCTCTTGGAGCATTTATCCTCAGTTTTCGCTTTGTCCCCCTTTTAGGATGGGGAAAAGGACTTCTAACCTCCATTTTCCTTGCTATCTCTGCATTTTGTAATGCTGGATTTGACAACTTAGGGAGCACTAGCTTGCTAGCTTATAAAACAGATGCCTTGGTCAATTTGACCATTGCTGCCTTGATTATCATGGGAGGCTTGGGTTTTTCAGTTTGGTTTGACTTAAAAACAAATATCCAGACAAAAGGACACAAGCGGAAATTACGCTTTCACACAAAATTGGTCCTTGCTTTAACAGCTTTCATCTTAATCAGTGGAACCTGCTTGACATTTCTGACAGAATATCAAAATACAGCTACTATCGGTCGACTTCCCTTTGAAAAGAAACTTTTAGTCAGCTTCTTTCAAACCGTCACCATGCGGACGGCTGGCTTTGCAACAATTGACTATACACAAGCTCGCCCAGTGACACTTCTCCTTTACATCATTCAAATGTTTCTAGGGGGTGCTCCCGGAGGAACGGCAGGGGGACTGAAAATCACTACTTTTTTGGTCGTATTAGCCTTTGCCCGAACGGAAATCCTTGGCTTGCCTCATACTAATTTTGGACACCATACGTTTTCTCCCTCTACCATTCAAAAAGCCTTTAGTGTCTTGATTGTCTTTACAACAACCTTTATCATTGGCTTGACTTTTTTAACTATGGTCGCTGATAACGGATATCGTTTTATTTACTTAATGTTTGAAGCCATGTCCGCTCTTGGAACGGTAGGCGTAACGGCAAATCTAACGCCTACTTTAAATCATGCCGCCTTAACAGTGATTATGTTTTTGATGTTTATCGGACGAATTGGACCACTGACCCTAATCGTTAGTCTCTCCAATCGAAAATCAAAGAAAAAAGATACGATTAAATTTTCCAACGCAAATATTATTATCGGATAG